AAGATGGCTACATCTACGCAAGAGGCGCACAGGATATGAAAAGTGGTGTGGCTGCCTTTGTTTGTGCTGCTAAAGATGCGAAATTTGATGGGAAGCTAAGCCTCATATTAACAAGTGACGAAGAGGGCGATGGCACATATGGTACGCCTTTAGCACTTGAATATTTACGCGAAATAAATGATTTGCCAAAATTTTGCGTAGTAGCTGAGCCAACTTGCGATAAAGAATTTGGCGATAGCATAAAAGTTGGCAGACGTGGCTCAATAAATGGCAAGATCGTGATAAAGGGCGTTCAAGGGCACGTGGCGTATCCTGAAAAGTGCATAAATCCGGTAAATTTGATAGCTCCACTTTTAAGCAAGATTGCAAATCACGATATGGACGCTGGGAGCGAGTTTTTTAGTCCAAGCAAGATCGTGGTAACGGATATTAGAGGCGGCATGCAAGTTTGCAACGTCACTCCAAGTGAGCTTAGCATAATGTTTAATGTGAGAAACTCAAATTTAACCGACGTAAATGACGTTGAGAGCTATCTTAGAGAGGTCTTAAAAGGGCTTGATTACGAGCTTAGTATAAAGCAAAGCTCAAAGAGATTTTTAACAAACAAAGATAGCAAAATCGTAAAAAATTTAATAGCTTCTGTCAAAAAGATCACCGGAGTCACGCCGGTTCTAAATACAAAGGGCGGCACGAGCGATGCAAGGCACTTTGCTGAATTTGGTGCAGATGCGATAGAATTTGGCGTCATAAACGACCGCATACATGCCAAAAACGAGCGAGTTAGTACCTACGAAGTAAATAAACTTTATGAAATTTTTAAAGATCTCATAGAAAATTTCAAAGAATAATATTCACAAATTTTCACTACACTAAAAACAAAAATACGAACCTTTTTCTAAGACAGCTTTTTAGCTGGTTGTGCTAAATTTTCTATTGTAATTTTTAAAAATAAAATTTGCAAAGGTTTACTATGAATAGCTCAAAAGTAGATATTGAAGAAAGACTAGAAAAAATACTAAAACGCGAAGTTGGCACATGCATTGTTTTAGACGGTGAATGGGGCGTAGGGAAAACAACTTTTTGGAAAAATTTTTCTGATACAAAATTTAATGAAAAATCTGTTTATGTCTCCTTGTTTGGCAAGGAAAGTATCCAAGAAATAAAGCAAGAGATAAGTTTAAAATTTTATAGAAAGAATAAAATTGTATCAAGGATATCAGAAAAATTTATTCCTACAGGTATTTTTAGTTTCTTTACAAAAAGATTTGCCGACAATAAAATTGCAGAATTTAGTTTAATTATGCTCGACTCCTTGTATACAGATAAGTACAAAGATGCAATAATCTGCTTTGATGACTTTGAAAGAATGTCTAATAAGATAAATTTAAAAGATGTTTTAGGATTGATTTCCGAATATAAAGAGCAGCAAAATTGTCATATAGTTATGATTTTAAATCGCTCAAAGATGACGGCTCTTGCTAATGAAGCACAAAAAGCAGATGATGAAAATTTAGAAGATAAAGAGCTCAAAAAAACTAGCCAAATAAAAGAGAATAAAACAGAACTAGAAAAAATTTTATCAGAATACAAAGATAAAATCATGGACTACGAATTTTATTACGATCCAACTCCACAGGAATCTTTTAGTGTCATATCAGACAAACTAGAGGAAGTTTACCGAGATGCGGCATTGCGGTATTTCGCAAAGCACGCCATAAATAATATTAGAGTGATGAGGCGAGCTATAAATGCTTTAAATGATTATTATCAATTTATAGAGAAGATGTTGCAAAATGATGGATTAATAAAAGAGGAGGTCATAAATCATATCATAGGAGTGTCAGTTGTAAATGCCATTGGTCTGTCTTCTAAGCTTGATGGATTTTTGTTTCGCAAAGATAAGAGCCAGACAGAGCTAAGAGATATGTTTGTTTTACTTATTGGTCATGAATTTGGTTATGAAATGTCACAAAATTCTCGCCGATTAATTAAAAATATATTTTCTTATGTAAAAAGGTCTATTGTAGATTATGAAGATCTTGAACAAATTATAAAGGATATAGTTAAGAAATATAATAATAAAACTATAAGAGAAAATATAAGAAGTGAATATTTTAATGGTGTATATAATCTGCAATATAAGAATTCTTACTTTGTAAATAATTTATTTGATTTATTGAAAAAAAATAAAGAAAACATATTAGACATCGTAGAGATTGGTTCGTTTTTATTGTATATAGAAAAATTGGAAGATTTTGATAAAAAGCATAAAAAAGAATATCGTAAATTTGCCTTCGAAGTATTATTAGAATATTTAAAATATATATTTGATAGCGAAAAATATGAAGATCCTGACATATGGATCATTATTGATAAAATGATAGAATTTGATCAGAAATTTAAAGATTTATATGATGAGTTTATGTATAAAAAAGAACTTTTTAAAATATCTACTGCAGAAGGTATAATAGAAAATGTTTTTAAAGGCAAGAGTCGAGTTAAAAAAGAATCTTTGACAAAAATACCAGAAGAAAAATTAGAAGAATATTGTTGTAAAAATAATGATTTTGTATATAACGCAACAAAATTTATACGCTCTAATAGATATCCAGAAGCTGAAGATTTTAAAGGTAAAATTCAAAAAATATTTCAAAAGATATCAAAAAATGGA
The sequence above is drawn from the Campylobacter concisus genome and encodes:
- the dapE gene encoding succinyl-diaminopimelate desuccinylase, with protein sequence MVISFLKELLSFRSITPNDAGSLEFIAKFLPDFEAKFIEKNGTKNLILSKIYGDGEHLAFAGHVDVVPPGDGWDSEPFSPLEKDGYIYARGAQDMKSGVAAFVCAAKDAKFDGKLSLILTSDEEGDGTYGTPLALEYLREINDLPKFCVVAEPTCDKEFGDSIKVGRRGSINGKIVIKGVQGHVAYPEKCINPVNLIAPLLSKIANHDMDAGSEFFSPSKIVVTDIRGGMQVCNVTPSELSIMFNVRNSNLTDVNDVESYLREVLKGLDYELSIKQSSKRFLTNKDSKIVKNLIASVKKITGVTPVLNTKGGTSDARHFAEFGADAIEFGVINDRIHAKNERVSTYEVNKLYEIFKDLIENFKE
- a CDS encoding P-loop NTPase fold protein → MNSSKVDIEERLEKILKREVGTCIVLDGEWGVGKTTFWKNFSDTKFNEKSVYVSLFGKESIQEIKQEISLKFYRKNKIVSRISEKFIPTGIFSFFTKRFADNKIAEFSLIMLDSLYTDKYKDAIICFDDFERMSNKINLKDVLGLISEYKEQQNCHIVMILNRSKMTALANEAQKADDENLEDKELKKTSQIKENKTELEKILSEYKDKIMDYEFYYDPTPQESFSVISDKLEEVYRDAALRYFAKHAINNIRVMRRAINALNDYYQFIEKMLQNDGLIKEEVINHIIGVSVVNAIGLSSKLDGFLFRKDKSQTELRDMFVLLIGHEFGYEMSQNSRRLIKNIFSYVKRSIVDYEDLEQIIKDIVKKYNNKTIRENIRSEYFNGVYNLQYKNSYFVNNLFDLLKKNKENILDIVEIGSFLLYIEKLEDFDKKHKKEYRKFAFEVLLEYLKYIFDSEKYEDPDIWIIIDKMIEFDQKFKDLYDEFMYKKELFKISTAEGIIENVFKGKSRVKKESLTKIPEEKLEEYCCKNNDFVYNATKFIRSNRYPEAEDFKGKIQKIFQKISKNGNESQKLQMTLLLEFLEKEKGKPSMELL